From one Lycium barbarum isolate Lr01 chromosome 6, ASM1917538v2, whole genome shotgun sequence genomic stretch:
- the LOC132645504 gene encoding uncharacterized protein LOC132645504: MEEGTQILEINLISAQSLKTPVANLRRMQTYALLWIDSSTKLRSKIDSFGGENPTWNDKFLFRVTPDFISSDTSGVSVEIYAVGYIKDHLIGTVRLLMSNMYSGISTATPAFTAVQVRRPSGRFHGVLNIAASVYSSTDFTLLNGLTAVCFRDLMQEKENGGKWGRRRRVGSKRSEQSSIGTVGSCDFDYSDGTDSTTSSSSSSSVVSTALTDWNCVRTVMAGKNDLKSSDGGGLLCGLMMQKKIQLRPLDQNSGFWAESFEKEP, from the coding sequence ATGGAAGAGGGAACTCAAATTCTGGAGATAAACTTAATCTCTGCTCAATCCCTCAAAACCCCAGTCGCTAACTTGCGCCGTATGCAAACCTACGCCTTACTCTGGATTGACTCATCCACCAAACTCCGTTCCAAAATCGATAGTTTCGGCGGCGAGAACCCTACTTGGAACGACAAATTCCTCTTCCGTGTAACACCAGATTTCATTTCCAGCGATACCTCCGGTGTGTCAGTTGAAATCTACGCCGTTGGTTATATCAAGGATCATCTCATCGGTACCGTACGATTACTGATGAGTAATATGTACTCTGGAATTAGTACTGCAACTCCGGCTTTTACAGCTGTACAAGTGCGACGACCTTCTGGAAGATTCCATGGAGTTTTGAATATCGCTGCTTCGGTTTATAGTAGTACTGATTTTACGTTATTGAATGGATTAACTGCTGTATGTTTCCGTGATTTGATGCAAGAGAAAGAGAATGGTGGTAAATGGGGGAGACGACGCCGTGTAGGATCGAAGAGGAGTGAACAATCATCAATTGGGACCGTTGGATCTTGTGATTTTGATTATTCGGACGGTACTGATTCGACGACTTCTTCATCATCGTCGTCGTCGGTTGTTTCAACAGCGTTGACAGATTGGAATTGTGTAAGAACAGTGATGGCGGGAAAGAATGATTTGAAATCATCGGACGGTGGAGGTTTGTTGTGTGGATTAATGATGCAAAAGAAGATTCAATTGCGACCGTTGGATCAGAATTCAGGGTTCTGGGCTGAATCCTTTGAGAAGGAGCCATAA
- the LOC132645506 gene encoding BAG family molecular chaperone regulator 6, translating into MYPMNRFMDSHPYQRNQVPYNPHYYPHFEPNSHHMNIDQARSTLPYDSWPCGGNYGHPYPPQCHSCCIHNNSTSQCAFRPPYPYFSPPPYSNGNYPAYPVMHPAHYVPPPHFTMEQPRYEYEKNMDRDHHCCGCPNHPCSNKKGGSSVKIEEHGQDKENESNESMVPLGFKNCPYPAVWLPPGDLKNGERMKPNGSKDKEEEEDSQVVKPYGNFRPFQQPNVWNVWPPHHGNNSESPKQRGDLPGKQHHNDVNRKQFPFPIFWMPYKPEEAGEKVNKESDSGLIAEQEPTSPSKLIKPMLDDSEEKRSNSEEHEVNSGSEIHGKGVNKGSVIKTIPVKQVEQNEKVLDGKKEDASQNRDGDSKEKKITQDGGKNQSSSPTKSSKLPPVCLRVDPLPKKKSSNGSSRSPSPPGGKRKLAEPCSDSSKPPILSNEKEKVQLDKSSTTSMPEKNIDVEPSKSKTKVVEVAQGTTKEDKLQDQCTVFPNLKRQGDGSKAANETKDHPDNRVAAEAKSSNEGHQRGEARKAANGEADAGDKMKRDKRSELSDDKAATMIQSAYRGFNVRRWEPLKKLKQIAKIKEQMAELKIRCQDLENSADNGGDSKQRTIITEAIMDLLLKLDTIQGLHPTVRENRKSVAKELVSLQEKLDLLNCKEQPTCSEQDLTAKSSEDTCSTVEDNVSLQGGQEVKKLERGDDLAKGGEGIKSDVKGPCEEQPLCVEGMLSNPHHIGNAEVQVRKEETKDVEEVMENLEMGDGASEKPFESSENANDKLLDENTAVVEKLEEHDEAEQSLATTNPFSEELIANSDSQAIGCGFKEKGDVLDELEELPRGILDEETSVQGPDKIRKDLILQHDRGGLTAHIPEERVSDTESLEHHPLEALSETPVILEQENTDSSNGLEGNAVVQERDAAVLIDISKREKDDARPPLNEDANNSDVDDKVGMDGASDGFSLQSQEDAISTNQPTDTTNKEESETDEVLQQKMQNAVDRDIEILDSGNIKEQSAEPQLSTVTNDEVQEYHFQDKQKVREENMEVQGEEFPARNDAGVSVPDNECKEHNVEVEQMHVEENFDMQGKESVAADNAEVDGSKAMAAPTSEAATTETELSGEKKLGVAEHHSTYPSTCDAVEGNSADAAHSFGSVPTEVQVMDAKELKEWKKVDMSPSSPTASQVSCVSDTLSESDRKLIEENEKLREMMEKLIKTGNEQLTAISSLSGRVKDLEKRLSRKKKLKLRRNKVPAAGSTCVKPLNDSLGDRAVGLAM; encoded by the exons ATGTATCCCATGAACAGGTTCATGGACTCTCATCCTTACCAAAGGAACCAAGTACCTTATAATCCTCATTATTATCCCCACTTCGAACCGAATTCTCATCATATGAACATTGATCAAGCTAGATCTACTTTACCTTATGATTCTTGGCCTTGTGGTGGTAACTATGGGCATCCTTATCCACCCCAGTGTCACAGTTGCTGTATCCATAACAATTCTACAAGCCAGTGTGCGTTCAGACCTCCTTATCCTTATTTTTCACCACCTCCCTACAGCAACGGTAATTATCCTGCATATCCGGTGATGCATCCTGCTCATTATGTTCCTCCTCCGCATTTTACCATGGAGCAACCCCGCTACGAATATGAAAAGAATATGGACAGAGATCATCACTGTTGTGGTTGTCCAAATCATCCATGTAGTAATAAGAAAGGAGGAAGCAGTGTCAAAATAGAAGAACATGGCCAGGATAAGGAAAACGAAAGCAACGAGTCTATGGTTCCTCTTGGGTTCAAGAATTGTCCTTATCCAGCTGTGTGGTTACCACCTGGTGACTTGAAAAATGGGGAGCGCATGAAGCCTAATGGATCCAAAGATAAAGAGGAGGAGGAAGATTCACAAGTTGTGAAACCGTATGGAAATTTCAGGCCCTTCCAACAACCAAATGTCTGGAATGTATGGCCTCCTCATCATGGGAACAACTCGGAGTCACCAAAGCAAAGGGGAGATTTGCCTGGAAAACAACATCATAATGATGTGAACAGGAAGCAGTTTCCATTTCCAATATTCTGGATGCCTTATAAACCTGAAGAAGCCGGAGAGAAAGTTAATAAGGAGTCTGATTCTGGCCTCATTGCTGAGCAGGAGCCAACCTCCCCCTCAAAATTAATCAAACCGATGTTAGATGATTCTGAAGAGAAGAGAAGCAATTCTGAAGAACATGAAGTGAATAGTGGAAGTGAAATCCACGGGAAGGGAGTTAATAAAGGTTCTGTTATAAAAACCATTCCTGTAAAGCAAGTGGAGCAGAATGAGAAGGTCTTGGATGGAAAAAAGGAGGATGCGTCCCAAAACCGTGATGGTGATTCTAAAGAGAAGAAAATCACTCAAGACGGAGGTAAAAATCAGTCCTCTTCTCCTACAAAGTCATCCAAGTTGCCTCCTGTCTGTCTGAGGGTTGATCCGTTGCCTAAGAAGAAAAGCAGTAATGGCAGTTCAAGGTCCCCTAGTCCTCCAGGCGGTAAACGGAAATTGGCAGAACCGTGCAGTGACAGCTCCAAACCTCCCATCTTATCAAACGAGAAGGAGAAGGTTCAACTAGACAAATCATCGACAACAAGCATGCCGGAAAAAAACATAGACGTGGAACCAAGTAAAAGCAAGACAAAAGTTGTTGAGGTTGCCCAAGGGACGACCAAAGAAGATAAACTTCAGGATCAATGTACTGTTTTCCCTAATCTGAAACGCCAGGGCGATGGTAGTAAAGCAGCAAATGAGACAAAAGATCATCCTGATAATAGAGTAGCTGCAGAAGCTAAGTCCAGCAATGAAGGACATCAGAGAGGTGAAGCCAGGAAAGCAGCTAATGGAGAAGCGGATGCAGGTGATAAAATGAAACGAGATAAGAGGAGTGAACTGTCAGATGATAAGGCGGCTACAATGATTCAGTCGGCATATCGAGGTTTCAACGTGCGGAGGTGGGAGCCTCTGAAGAAATTAAAGCAGATAGCCAAAATAAAGGAGCAAATGGCCGAGCTTAAAATCCGTTGTCAGGATTTGGAGAACTCAGCTGACAATGGAGGCGACAGCAAACAGAGAACTATTATCACTGAAGCCATAATGGATCTCCTGCTGAAGCTCGACACTATTCAG GGGTTGCATCCAACTGTTAGGGAGAATAGAAAATCTGTAGCAAAAGAGCTTGTTAGCCTGCAGGAGAAGCTGGATCTTCTGAACTGTAAGGAGCAACCGACATGCAGTGAACAGGATTTAACTGCTAAATCTAGTGAGGATACGTGCAGTACGGTAGAAGACAATGTTTCCTTGCAGGGAGGCCAGGAGGTGAAAAAGTTGGAACGGGGTGATGATTTAGCGAAGGGGGGAGAAGGAATAAAGTCTGATGTAAAGGGACCCTGTGAAGAGCAGCCTCTTTGTGTGGAAGGCATGCTATCCAACCCTCATCATATAGGCAATGCAGAGGTACAGGTGAGAAAAGAAGAAACCAAGGACGTTGAGGAGGTAATGGAGAACTTGGAGATGGGAGATGGGGCATCAGAAAAACCTTTTGAATCTAGCGAAAATGCAAATGATAAGTTACTTGATGAGAACACAGCAGTAGTTGAGAAATTAGAAGAGCATGATGAAGCTGAACAATCTTTGGCAACTACTAATCCATTTTCTGAAGAACTAATAGCAAATTCTGATTCACAGGCCATAGGTTGTGGTTTTAAGGAGAAGGGTGACGTTTTGGATGAATTGGAAGAACTCCCTCGAGGAATCCTTGATGAAGAGACCAGTGTTCAAGGTCCTGATAAAATCAGAAAAGACTTAATCCTCCAACATGACAGAGGAGGCCTTACTGCACATATCCCTGAAGAAAGAGTCTCTGATACAGAGAGTCTAGAGCACCACCCCTTGGAAGCATTGAGTGAAACGCCAGTCATTTTGGAGCAGGAGAATACGGACAGCAGCAATGGACTAGAGGGAAATGCAGTTGTTCAGGAAAGAGATGCAGCAGTACTGATTGACATTTCCAAACGGGAGAAAGATGATGCAAGACCACCATTAAATGAAGACGCGAACAACTCTGATGTGGATGATAAGGTTGGTATGGATGGTGCATCAGATGGTTTCTCACTACAATCACAGGAAGACGCAATCTCCACAAACCAGCCAACAGATACTACCAACAAGGAGGAATCAGAGACAGATGAGGTTCTGCAACAGAAAATGCAAAATGCAGTAGACAGAGACATTGAAATCCTTGATTCAGGAAACATCAAAGAACAATCAGCAGAGCCTCAACTATCCACTGTTACCAATGATGAGGTTCAAGAATATCACTTTCAGGATAAGCAGAAAGTTAGGGAGGAAAATATGGAGGTGCAAGGTGAGGAATTTCCAGCTCGCAATGATGCTGGGGTCTCTGTACCCGATAATGAATGCAAAGAGCATAATGTGGAAGTTGAGCAGATGCATGTGGAGGAGAATTTTGACATGCAAGGGAAAGAATCGGTGGCTGCCGATAATGCTGAAGTGGATGGAAGTAAAGCTATGGCTGCTCCAACATCAGAAGCTGCAACTACTGAGACAGAGCTGTCAGGGGAGAAAAAGCTTGGTGTAGCGGAGCACCACAGCACATATCCATCGACATGTGATGCAGTGGAAGGTAATTCTGCTGATGCTGCCCATTCTTTTGGTTCCGTGCCTACTGAAGTACAAGTTATGGATGCAAAAGAGCTTAAAGAATGGAAGAAAGTGGACATGTCACCATCATCACCTACTGCGAGCCAAGTATCCTGTGTTAGTGATACACTGTCTGAGAGCGATAGAAAGCTTATAGAGGAGAACGAAAAATTAAGGGAGATGATGGAGAAACTAATCAAAACAGGGAATGAACAACTGACTGCTATATCCAGTCTTTCTGGAAGAGTTAAGGATCTGGAGAAGAGATTGTCCAGGAAGAAGAAGCTAAAATTGAGACGCAATAAGGTACCAGCAGCTGGGTCAACCTGTGTgaagccattgaatgactcactCGGAGACAGAGCTGTGGGGTTGGCAATGTGA